Proteins encoded within one genomic window of Spirulina major PCC 6313:
- a CDS encoding serine/threonine protein kinase, which yields MTSVPRHCVNPHCPAPFPQPSQHRFCQRCGTSLELRDRFIPHQRLGAGGFATIYTVWDTQRQIEQVLKVLTNPAPKALDLFTQEAIVLRSLSHRGIPRVDADGFFEIPTPDLTLYGLVMEKINGQTLEALLLDQYPEGCPEPLVLDWCRQAVRILRLLHHRHIIHRDLKPSNLMIRAETGQLVIIDFGGAKQVGVATASTRLFSAGYSPPEQVVGAAVDPRADIYALGRTLLHLLTGQPPEAWPETPQGTLQWSPRWPISPPVAQLLTRMIAPNPADRPPSLAQVQRQLKRLHPSPWRQQWRAQWQRWRRDWRRFQIRVLEPVGAALRQSIEQWIGAMLGAIAGSQVGYWGGRIEAIGPRAAAALTQWLQVQLPGVMVEVDGTMWVFALAGWGTGFGLAWARAGRYGPGWVGLLGLLSYGLGWLFWLGMPFGVWWRLGVLVVVAVGLLVLSLGIPRGAIAAAGLAVGFVVAGVGAVSWGFGMTAADWSVILSFEDAIAAYGFCALVAGLLSLGVSGAVYAIAPLGQWWMRSHHRQNSP from the coding sequence ATGACCTCTGTGCCGCGCCATTGCGTTAATCCCCACTGTCCTGCCCCGTTTCCCCAACCGAGTCAGCATCGGTTTTGTCAGCGGTGCGGCACGAGTTTGGAGTTGCGCGATCGCTTCATTCCCCATCAACGCTTAGGGGCGGGTGGTTTCGCCACGATCTACACCGTTTGGGATACCCAACGCCAGATCGAACAAGTCCTGAAAGTTCTCACCAACCCCGCCCCCAAAGCCCTCGACCTCTTCACCCAAGAAGCGATCGTGCTGCGCAGCCTCTCCCATCGCGGCATTCCCCGTGTCGATGCCGACGGCTTCTTTGAAATTCCCACCCCCGACCTCACCCTCTACGGTTTGGTGATGGAAAAAATCAACGGCCAAACCCTCGAAGCCCTCCTCCTTGACCAATACCCCGAAGGCTGCCCCGAACCCCTCGTCCTCGATTGGTGTCGCCAAGCCGTCCGCATCCTGCGCCTCCTCCACCACCGCCACATCATTCACCGCGACCTCAAACCCTCTAACCTGATGATCCGCGCTGAGACGGGGCAACTGGTGATCATTGACTTCGGCGGCGCAAAACAGGTGGGGGTGGCCACGGCTTCGACGCGCCTCTTTTCGGCGGGCTACAGTCCCCCAGAACAGGTGGTAGGGGCAGCGGTCGATCCCCGTGCTGATATCTATGCCTTGGGGCGCACCCTGCTCCATCTCCTCACGGGTCAACCCCCCGAAGCCTGGCCCGAAACCCCCCAAGGGACGCTTCAATGGTCGCCCCGCTGGCCCATTTCTCCCCCCGTGGCGCAGTTGCTCACCCGCATGATCGCCCCCAATCCTGCCGATCGCCCTCCGTCCCTCGCCCAGGTACAACGGCAGTTAAAGCGCCTCCATCCGTCCCCCTGGCGGCAGCAATGGCGGGCACAGTGGCAACGATGGCGGCGGGATTGGCGACGGTTTCAGATCCGGGTGCTGGAGCCGGTGGGGGCAGCGTTGCGCCAGAGTATCGAGCAGTGGATCGGGGCGATGCTGGGGGCGATCGCAGGCTCCCAGGTGGGCTATTGGGGGGGACGGATCGAGGCGATCGGGCCACGGGCGGCGGCGGCGTTGACCCAGTGGCTCCAGGTACAATTACCGGGGGTGATGGTGGAGGTGGATGGGACAATGTGGGTGTTTGCCTTGGCGGGGTGGGGGACGGGGTTTGGGTTGGCTTGGGCGAGGGCGGGTCGCTATGGGCCGGGTTGGGTGGGGCTGCTGGGCCTGTTGAGCTATGGGCTGGGGTGGTTGTTTTGGTTGGGGATGCCTTTTGGGGTGTGGTGGCGGTTGGGGGTGTTGGTGGTGGTGGCGGTGGGGCTGTTGGTGTTGAGTTTGGGGATACCGCGCGGGGCGATCGCAGCGGCGGGGCTGGCGGTGGGTTTCGTGGTGGCGGGGGTTGGGGCTGTGTCGTGGGGATTTGGGATGACGGCGGCGGATTGGTCGGTGATTTTGAGTTTTGAGGATGCGATCGCTGCCTACGGCTTTTGTGCCCTGGTGGCGGGGTTGTTGAGTCTGGGGGTGAGCGGGGCGGTCTATGCGATCGCGCCCTTGGGCCAATGGTGGATGCGATCGCATCACCGCCAAAACTCCCCCTGA
- the fabI gene encoding enoyl-ACP reductase FabI — translation MLLDLTGKKALVTGIANNRSIAWGIAQQLHAAGAEIGVAYLPDEAGKFEKKVRTLVEPLNPSVFVPCNVQNDEQVATAFATVKETWGNFDILIHCLAFAQREDLTGEFINTSRDGFKTALEISSYSLPVLAQAARPLMNDGGAIVTLTYLGGVKVIPNYNVMGVAKAALEMSVRYLAAELGPKNIRVNGISAGPIRTLASSAVGGILDMIHHVEATAPLRRTVTQTEVGNAATFLCSDLASGVTGQILYVDSGYEIMGM, via the coding sequence ATGTTATTGGATTTAACAGGAAAAAAAGCCTTAGTAACAGGCATCGCCAACAATCGCTCCATCGCCTGGGGGATTGCCCAACAACTCCACGCCGCCGGGGCTGAAATTGGCGTTGCTTACCTTCCCGATGAGGCGGGCAAGTTTGAAAAAAAAGTGCGCACCCTCGTTGAACCGTTGAATCCGTCGGTGTTTGTGCCCTGCAATGTCCAAAATGACGAACAGGTGGCGACGGCCTTTGCAACGGTGAAAGAAACCTGGGGTAATTTTGACATCCTGATCCACTGCCTCGCCTTTGCCCAGCGTGAGGATTTAACCGGGGAATTTATCAACACCTCCCGCGATGGCTTTAAAACGGCCTTGGAAATTAGCAGCTATTCCTTACCCGTCCTCGCCCAAGCTGCACGACCGCTCATGAATGACGGGGGTGCGATCGTCACCCTCACCTACCTCGGCGGTGTGAAGGTGATTCCTAACTACAACGTGATGGGCGTGGCGAAAGCGGCGTTAGAAATGTCGGTACGGTATTTGGCAGCGGAATTAGGCCCCAAAAATATTCGGGTGAATGGTATTTCAGCCGGGCCGATTCGCACCTTAGCCTCTTCCGCTGTGGGGGGCATTCTCGACATGATCCACCATGTGGAAGCCACCGCCCCTCTGCGCCGCACGGTGACTCAGACAGAAGTGGGCAACGCGGCCACGTTTCTCTGTAGCGATTTAGCCAGTGGGGTGACGGGTCAGATTCTCTATGTGGATTCGGGCTACGAAATTATGGGGATGTAG
- a CDS encoding 2-phosphosulfolactate phosphatase family protein has product MKIFVYHTPELTPTDHLPDCAVVIDVLRATTTIATALAAGAEAVQAFRDLDILTQVSAAWPAEQRLRAGERGGQQVDGFELGNSPLACTASLVQDKRLFLSTTNGTRALQCVEDAPLVLTAAQINRQAVVNALKDHQPETVWLVGSGWQGSYSLEDTVCAGAVALPFYEAAGGEMLGNDEALGAIALYQQWQEDLVTLFSHASHGQRLMRLDLLDDIRYCAQTDITDVVPQQCEKGVLKRA; this is encoded by the coding sequence GTGAAAATCTTTGTTTATCACACCCCTGAACTGACCCCGACCGATCACCTCCCGGACTGTGCCGTGGTGATCGATGTGCTCCGCGCCACCACGACGATCGCCACAGCCCTCGCCGCCGGAGCGGAAGCGGTGCAAGCCTTCCGCGACCTAGACATTCTCACCCAAGTCAGCGCGGCCTGGCCCGCTGAGCAGCGACTCCGGGCCGGGGAGCGGGGCGGCCAACAGGTAGATGGCTTTGAACTAGGGAACTCTCCCCTCGCTTGTACCGCCTCCCTCGTCCAGGATAAACGCCTCTTTTTGAGTACCACCAACGGCACTCGTGCCCTGCAATGTGTGGAGGATGCGCCCTTAGTGCTCACTGCCGCGCAGATTAACCGCCAAGCGGTGGTCAATGCCCTTAAGGATCATCAACCGGAAACAGTGTGGCTGGTGGGGTCGGGTTGGCAGGGGAGTTATTCCCTGGAAGATACGGTTTGTGCGGGGGCGGTGGCGTTGCCGTTCTATGAAGCGGCTGGGGGGGAGATGTTGGGGAATGATGAAGCCCTCGGCGCGATCGCACTCTATCAACAGTGGCAAGAGGATCTCGTCACCCTCTTTAGCCACGCCAGCCACGGCCAACGCCTGATGCGCTTAGATCTCCTCGATGATATCCGCTACTGCGCCCAAACCGATATCACCGATGTTGTGCCCCAACAATGCGAAAAAGGCGTGCTCAAGCGGGCTTAA
- the ftsH gene encoding ATP-dependent zinc metalloprotease FtsH, with product MKKHFYPRASAATRKRWHVVLGLTLASLLQWTMPQGAIAQDEQPNTLSYSQLLKQVDEGKVQSIEYDPETGMGKVTLAGEGTQSYSVDLFQDNPELIQRVRANNIDFSVKPSADHSATVGLLANLALLVIIFAVVVMVLRRSASSSGQAFSFGRSRARFQMEAKTGIVFDDVAGIDEAKEELQEVVSFLKETERFTSIGARIPKGVLLIGPPGTGKTLLAKAVAGEAGVPFFSISGSEFVEMFVGVGASRVRDLFKKAKENAPCLIFIDEIDAVGRQRGAGIGGGNDEREQTLNQLLTEMDGFEGNTGVIVIAATNRPDVLDTALLRPGRFDRQVMVDLPDRKGRLKILEVHGRTKKLAADVSLELLSRRTPGLAGADLANLLNEAAILTARRRKDEISGQELEDALDRITVGLKMKPLLDSKKKCMTAYHELGHALLATLLEHSDPLNKVTIIPRSGGIEGFTDQVPDEEVVDSGLYTRAWILDKITVALGGRAAEAEIFGDLEIDSGSASDIKKVTDLARRMVTLYGMSELGQVALETPNGQQVFLGGDDWNRSEYSEAVAAKIDHQVRNIAMHCYDRARHLIREHRPLMDRLAEALLEQETIEGQDFRKIVAEYTQLPSKQRKLMLAKL from the coding sequence ATGAAGAAGCACTTTTACCCCAGAGCGTCGGCGGCGACTCGCAAGCGTTGGCACGTTGTCCTCGGCCTGACCTTGGCGAGCTTGTTGCAGTGGACGATGCCCCAAGGCGCGATCGCCCAAGACGAACAACCCAATACGCTCTCCTACAGTCAACTCTTGAAGCAAGTCGATGAGGGCAAAGTTCAAAGCATTGAATACGACCCTGAAACCGGCATGGGGAAAGTCACCCTCGCCGGAGAAGGCACACAGAGCTACAGTGTAGACCTCTTCCAGGACAACCCAGAACTGATCCAACGGGTGCGGGCCAACAATATCGATTTCTCGGTCAAACCCTCCGCCGACCACAGCGCCACCGTGGGACTCTTGGCGAACCTGGCCCTGTTGGTGATTATTTTTGCGGTGGTGGTGATGGTGTTGCGCCGTTCTGCGTCCTCGTCGGGTCAGGCGTTTTCCTTTGGGCGATCGCGGGCCCGCTTTCAAATGGAAGCCAAAACCGGCATTGTCTTCGACGACGTAGCCGGCATTGACGAAGCCAAAGAAGAACTCCAAGAAGTCGTCTCCTTCCTCAAAGAAACCGAACGCTTCACCTCCATCGGCGCTCGCATCCCGAAAGGTGTCCTCCTCATCGGCCCCCCCGGAACCGGTAAAACCCTCCTCGCCAAAGCCGTCGCCGGGGAAGCCGGTGTTCCATTCTTCAGCATTTCCGGCTCAGAATTTGTCGAAATGTTCGTCGGGGTTGGGGCCTCACGGGTGCGGGATCTGTTTAAAAAAGCCAAGGAAAATGCCCCTTGTTTGATTTTTATTGATGAAATCGATGCCGTGGGTCGCCAACGGGGCGCAGGCATCGGCGGCGGCAATGACGAACGGGAACAAACCCTAAACCAACTCCTGACGGAAATGGACGGCTTTGAAGGGAATACCGGCGTGATCGTGATTGCCGCCACCAACCGCCCCGATGTCCTCGACACGGCCCTGCTGCGTCCCGGTCGGTTCGATCGCCAGGTCATGGTGGATTTACCCGATCGCAAAGGTCGCCTCAAAATCCTCGAAGTCCACGGCCGCACCAAAAAACTCGCCGCCGATGTGTCCCTCGAACTCCTGTCCCGCCGGACTCCTGGCCTCGCCGGGGCAGACCTAGCCAACCTCCTCAACGAAGCCGCCATTCTCACCGCTCGCCGCCGCAAGGACGAAATTTCCGGCCAAGAACTCGAAGATGCCCTCGATCGCATCACCGTCGGCCTCAAAATGAAGCCCCTCCTCGACAGCAAGAAAAAATGCATGACCGCCTACCATGAACTCGGTCACGCCCTCCTCGCGACCCTCCTTGAACATTCCGACCCCCTCAACAAGGTGACGATTATCCCCCGTTCCGGCGGCATTGAGGGCTTCACGGATCAAGTGCCCGATGAAGAAGTGGTGGATAGTGGCCTGTATACGCGGGCGTGGATTCTCGATAAAATCACCGTGGCTCTAGGCGGCCGAGCGGCGGAAGCCGAGATTTTCGGGGATCTCGAAATCGACAGCGGTTCTGCGAGCGACATCAAAAAAGTCACGGATCTAGCCCGGCGGATGGTGACGCTTTACGGAATGTCTGAACTGGGACAGGTGGCCCTCGAAACCCCCAACGGTCAACAGGTGTTCTTGGGTGGGGATGATTGGAATCGCTCGGAATATTCTGAGGCCGTGGCGGCGAAAATTGACCACCAAGTGCGCAATATTGCGATGCACTGCTACGATCGCGCCCGCCACCTGATTCGGGAACATCGCCCCTTGATGGATCGCTTAGCCGAAGCCCTGCTCGAACAGGAAACCATCGAAGGTCAGGACTTCCGCAAGATCGTCGCGGAATACACCCAATTACCCTCAAAGCAACGCAAGTTAATGTTGGCGAAATTGTAA
- a CDS encoding cytochrome P450, translated as MSIASLPPGPTHPGLWQTLELVRDPIAFFDRYQRQYGHTFTTRVLGPKSPPVVFTGDPEFVQGVFTAPIDTFALGKVTHVFRPLTGDRSLIMLDGAEHLRQRKLLMPPLHGDRMKTYGDLIVAITRQVLAQIPTGQTLDLRSSLADITLQIILRVVFGVEPGPRYDALTQRISALLDAISDPFYSSLFFFPVLQQDLGAWSPWGRFLRQREGIDRLVYAEIRDRRASQEDNPDRADILSLLLTAQDEAGQGMSDRELHDQLMTLLLLGHETTASALAWAILWSYEDRDRRTRLQNEVTDAPPDRLAALPDLNAVCHEALRIYPIALIAQPRIVKEPYALGDYICDRGTVLIPCVYLAHRVPATYPNPTQFNSDRFRTGKFSPAEFFPFGGGHRGCIGMAFSLFEMKLILGTILQQSDLHLIPPDQIRPQRRGITFVPAGGVTMKRTIPV; from the coding sequence ATGTCGATCGCCTCTCTTCCCCCTGGCCCTACCCATCCGGGTCTCTGGCAAACCCTTGAGCTTGTCCGCGACCCGATCGCATTTTTTGACCGCTACCAACGGCAGTATGGTCACACCTTTACAACGCGAGTGTTGGGGCCGAAGTCGCCCCCGGTGGTGTTTACCGGAGACCCAGAGTTCGTGCAGGGGGTGTTTACTGCGCCCATTGATACCTTTGCCCTGGGGAAGGTGACCCATGTGTTTCGCCCCTTAACCGGCGATCGCTCCTTGATCATGCTTGACGGGGCGGAACATCTGCGCCAACGAAAATTACTGATGCCGCCGTTGCATGGCGATCGCATGAAAACCTACGGCGATCTGATTGTGGCCATCACGCGCCAGGTCTTGGCTCAGATTCCCACGGGGCAGACACTGGATCTGCGATCATCCCTGGCGGATATCACCCTGCAAATTATCCTGCGGGTGGTGTTTGGCGTGGAACCGGGGCCGCGCTACGATGCGTTAACTCAGCGGATCAGTGCGCTTCTTGATGCGATCAGTGATCCGTTCTATTCCAGCCTGTTCTTTTTCCCGGTGTTGCAGCAAGATTTGGGGGCGTGGAGTCCCTGGGGGCGATTTTTGCGACAGCGGGAGGGGATTGATCGCCTCGTCTATGCAGAGATTCGCGATCGCCGCGCCAGTCAGGAGGACAACCCCGATCGCGCCGATATTCTCAGTCTGTTGTTAACCGCCCAAGATGAAGCGGGCCAGGGAATGAGCGATCGCGAACTCCACGATCAACTAATGACCCTGCTGTTATTGGGTCACGAAACCACCGCCTCAGCCCTAGCCTGGGCGATTTTATGGAGTTACGAAGACCGCGATCGCCGCACTCGGTTGCAAAACGAAGTCACCGACGCGCCCCCCGATCGCCTCGCCGCCCTCCCCGACCTCAACGCCGTTTGTCACGAGGCCCTCCGCATCTATCCCATCGCCCTGATTGCTCAACCCCGCATTGTGAAAGAACCCTACGCCCTGGGGGATTATATCTGCGATCGCGGCACAGTGTTGATTCCCTGCGTTTATCTCGCCCACCGCGTCCCGGCAACCTATCCCAACCCCACCCAATTCAATAGCGATCGCTTCCGCACCGGCAAATTCAGCCCAGCGGAATTCTTCCCCTTTGGCGGCGGCCATCGGGGTTGCATCGGGATGGCCTTTTCCCTGTTTGAAATGAAACTGATCCTCGGTACGATTCTCCAACAATCCGACCTGCACCTCATTCCCCCCGACCAGATTCGACCCCAGCGGCGCGGCATCACCTTCGTCCCGGCGGGCGGTGTGACGATGAAACGCACAATCCCGGTTTAA
- a CDS encoding PAS domain-containing protein: MVLDNHLYIPHGHCYLWQKPLVSLHFISDGLIAIAYYSIPLLLLYFLSQRRDVPFPRVFILFSAFIVACGTTHLLAIWTLWHPIYWIAGMVKAITAFVSVWTAGAMVQIIPAALTLPSPAQLSAINLQLAAEIQERKSIEAEIRRLNAELEQRVSDRTAALRESEQRFRRMADHAPVLIWVTDPTGQYTYCNQTWLIFTGCSLDEELAQGGLSHVHPDDIQHCRTIQEQALTEQSPFELNYRLRRADGCYRWLWGQGVPRFTDHGELIGYIGSCIDIHDHELAKARLDSLLNSLDDVIWSMETQIGQMVYVNPAVERVFHYTAAQFYADSDLWFQIIHPDDRDTQKQYLQALSPLDTYDHEYRFYRPDGELRWVRSRAKALRSEDDQVTRIDGITTDITDQKIAEQTAQMLMQSIPDLLIRMNQRGDYLEVINQDNLILCQPHLLKAGHNVADVLPAAIAAERMACVHNALATQQTQSHEYTLNIDHHIREQEARIIPLPNAEVLVVIRDITERKRNQLILEQQLQRTLLLQQITDEIRHSLDPQNIFRTTTQLVGTIFKVDRCLIHSYDTNAHTEIPLMAGYHTPTVTLLTDQKIAVVGNPSIEQLLQTEDVIISENVLEDSRLDAMRSYFEQSQVKSFLAIGTFYKDQPNGIICLHQCDHYRQWKSTEIELLEAVAAQVGIALAQAHLLTQETEQRKILSQQNIALEAATKTANAANQAKSEFLANMSHEIRTPMNAILGFSYLLNDNIADLQCQSYIQSILAAGRTLLALINDILDLSKIEAGKLPIVYEVVNIPGIIEEVCQIFSQKAIDQNLQLKTNIATPIPPRLEFDPIRLRQILFNVVGNALKFTPSGSVTILVSFEQTSEAAGTLSLQIRDTGIGIAPSQQDHIFGPFIQSDNTISRQYGGTGLGLSITQRLTELLGGTVQLQSVVGEGSCFSFQFSGVKVLRSSLLGERSLNSHGNLNQFPPLSVLIVDDVSSNREVLLGYFSHTHHQVSWAGDGPSALRKIHLFAVPDVMLLDLNLPQMHGIEVLQVLRNDPVTADLPVIVVTAVLDQQDNPELQALCDAIIIKPISYLDLWQALQTILGRETAPTWQGDAAVAMPAIHHVAEWPGLIEQLRQEEQSGWPRILQTMVIQDIQAFNAKLLRWGEDYHCPQVVYYAQISAAYLNEFDLDGLSSHLQQFPQLQTQVDRYWRCLCQVSE, encoded by the coding sequence ATGGTGCTAGATAATCATCTCTATATCCCCCACGGTCATTGTTATTTGTGGCAAAAACCTTTAGTATCTCTGCATTTTATTTCCGATGGCTTGATTGCGATCGCATACTATTCAATCCCGCTGTTATTGTTGTATTTTCTATCCCAGCGGCGAGACGTGCCCTTTCCCCGTGTCTTTATCCTCTTCAGTGCCTTTATTGTGGCCTGTGGTACAACCCATCTGCTCGCGATTTGGACGCTATGGCATCCCATTTATTGGATTGCGGGAATGGTCAAGGCGATCACCGCCTTTGTGTCGGTCTGGACGGCCGGAGCGATGGTGCAGATTATTCCCGCCGCCCTCACCCTCCCCAGCCCCGCCCAATTGAGCGCCATCAATCTGCAACTGGCGGCGGAAATTCAAGAACGCAAAAGCATCGAAGCTGAAATTCGCCGCCTCAACGCCGAACTTGAGCAGCGAGTCAGCGATCGCACCGCTGCCCTCCGTGAAAGTGAACAACGATTTCGCCGCATGGCAGACCATGCCCCCGTCCTGATTTGGGTCACCGACCCCACCGGACAATACACCTATTGCAACCAAACCTGGCTCATCTTCACCGGCTGTAGCCTAGACGAAGAACTTGCCCAGGGTGGGTTAAGCCATGTCCATCCCGACGATATTCAGCACTGCCGCACCATTCAGGAACAAGCCCTCACCGAACAAAGCCCCTTTGAACTGAACTATCGTCTGCGCCGGGCCGATGGGTGTTATCGCTGGTTGTGGGGTCAAGGCGTGCCGCGTTTCACCGACCACGGAGAATTGATTGGCTATATCGGCTCCTGCATTGATATCCATGACCATGAATTAGCCAAAGCCCGCCTGGATAGCCTCCTCAACAGCTTGGATGATGTGATTTGGTCGATGGAAACCCAGATCGGGCAGATGGTGTATGTTAACCCCGCCGTCGAGAGGGTATTTCACTATACCGCTGCTCAGTTTTATGCTGATTCAGACCTCTGGTTTCAGATCATTCATCCCGATGATCGCGACACCCAAAAACAATATTTACAAGCCTTATCCCCTCTCGACACGTACGACCATGAATATCGGTTTTATCGACCCGATGGCGAATTGCGCTGGGTGCGATCGCGAGCCAAAGCCCTCCGTAGCGAAGACGACCAAGTGACCCGCATTGATGGCATCACCACCGACATCACCGACCAAAAAATCGCCGAACAAACCGCCCAAATGCTGATGCAATCCATTCCTGATTTGTTGATTCGCATGAATCAAAGGGGCGACTATCTCGAAGTGATCAACCAAGATAATCTGATCCTTTGCCAACCCCACCTTTTAAAAGCAGGGCATAACGTTGCCGATGTCCTGCCGGCAGCGATCGCCGCAGAACGGATGGCCTGTGTTCACAATGCCCTCGCTACCCAACAGACACAATCCCACGAATACACCCTCAACATTGATCACCACATTCGTGAACAAGAAGCCCGTATTATTCCTCTCCCCAATGCTGAAGTCCTTGTGGTGATTCGAGACATTACCGAACGCAAGCGCAATCAATTAATCCTAGAACAGCAACTCCAGCGCACCTTACTCCTGCAACAAATTACTGATGAAATTCGCCATAGTTTAGACCCGCAAAATATTTTCCGTACCACCACACAACTCGTGGGCACAATCTTCAAAGTCGATCGCTGTTTAATCCATAGTTATGACACCAACGCCCATACCGAAATTCCCTTGATGGCTGGCTATCATACCCCCACCGTCACCCTGTTAACGGATCAAAAAATCGCCGTAGTTGGCAACCCCTCCATTGAGCAACTGCTCCAAACTGAGGACGTGATTATTTCAGAAAACGTGCTGGAAGATTCGCGCTTAGATGCGATGCGATCGTATTTTGAGCAGTCTCAGGTTAAATCATTTTTGGCGATCGGAACTTTTTATAAAGATCAACCCAACGGTATTATTTGCCTTCATCAATGTGACCATTATCGTCAGTGGAAAAGCACCGAAATTGAACTCCTAGAAGCCGTCGCCGCCCAGGTGGGCATTGCCCTCGCCCAAGCTCACCTGCTCACCCAAGAAACCGAACAGCGCAAAATCCTCAGTCAGCAAAACATCGCCTTAGAAGCAGCCACCAAAACCGCCAATGCCGCCAACCAAGCCAAAAGTGAATTTCTCGCTAACATGAGCCATGAAATTCGCACCCCAATGAATGCAATTCTTGGATTTTCCTACTTACTCAATGACAATATTGCTGATTTACAATGTCAATCCTATATCCAATCAATTTTAGCAGCCGGTCGAACCTTACTCGCCCTGATCAATGATATTCTTGACCTCTCTAAAATTGAAGCCGGAAAATTACCCATTGTTTACGAAGTGGTCAATATTCCCGGCATTATCGAGGAAGTCTGTCAGATTTTTTCCCAAAAAGCGATCGATCAAAACTTACAACTCAAGACGAACATTGCCACCCCCATTCCCCCTCGGCTAGAGTTCGATCCCATTCGCCTGCGCCAAATCCTGTTTAACGTCGTGGGCAATGCCTTAAAATTCACGCCGTCAGGCTCCGTTACCATTTTGGTGAGTTTTGAACAAACCTCCGAGGCGGCTGGTACATTGTCCCTCCAGATTCGAGATACCGGAATTGGCATTGCACCGAGCCAACAGGATCATATTTTTGGGCCGTTTATCCAAAGTGACAATACCATCTCACGGCAATATGGGGGTACTGGACTCGGTCTGAGTATTACTCAACGGTTAACTGAATTGCTGGGGGGGACAGTGCAGCTTCAGAGTGTTGTGGGTGAGGGGAGTTGTTTTAGTTTTCAATTTTCGGGGGTCAAGGTTTTAAGGTCGTCCCTGTTGGGGGAGCGATCGCTGAACAGCCATGGTAATTTGAATCAATTTCCACCCCTGTCTGTGTTGATTGTGGATGATGTGTCTTCCAATCGGGAAGTGCTATTAGGCTATTTTTCCCATACCCATCATCAAGTCAGTTGGGCTGGCGATGGGCCAAGTGCGCTCCGCAAGATCCATCTGTTCGCAGTCCCGGATGTGATGTTACTGGATCTGAATCTGCCCCAGATGCATGGCATTGAGGTGTTACAGGTGCTGCGTAATGACCCTGTAACGGCTGACTTGCCGGTGATTGTGGTGACGGCGGTGTTGGATCAACAGGATAATCCAGAGTTACAGGCATTATGCGATGCGATTATTATTAAACCCATTAGTTATCTAGACTTATGGCAAGCATTGCAGACTATTTTGGGTCGGGAGACTGCGCCGACTTGGCAAGGTGATGCGGCTGTGGCGATGCCTGCGATCCACCATGTTGCAGAGTGGCCGGGCTTAATTGAACAGTTGCGCCAAGAGGAACAGTCGGGTTGGCCCCGTATCCTCCAGACGATGGTGATTCAGGATATTCAGGCGTTCAACGCTAAGCTGTTGCGGTGGGGTGAGGACTATCACTGTCCTCAGGTTGTCTATTATGCCCAGATCTCGGCAGCCTATCTGAATGAGTTTGACCTTGATGGGTTATCGAGTCATTTACAGCAATTTCCTCAACTTCAGACTCAGGTGGATCGGTATTGGCGGTGTTTGTGCCAGGTGTCGGAGTGA